In Mastomys coucha isolate ucsf_1 unplaced genomic scaffold, UCSF_Mcou_1 pScaffold5, whole genome shotgun sequence, one genomic interval encodes:
- the LOC116078869 gene encoding olfactory receptor 2T29-like encodes MDITSWMNNYTRQFLDFTLLGLFSQSKHPALLAVVIFVVFLMALSGNALLILLILSDTHLHTPMYFFISQLSLMDMMYISVTVPKMLIDQVLGSHKISATACGMQIFLYLTLAGSEFFLLASMSYDRYVAICHPLRYPVLMNYRVCLLLLSVCWLLGSLDGFIFTPITMNLSFCGSREIHQFFCEVPTMTKLSCSDTWLYETLMYVCCVLMLLIPVTVISGSYSSILLNVLRMNSAEGRKKALATCSSHMTVVMLFYGAAVYTYMLPASLPTPEKDMVASVFYTIVTPLLNPLIYSFRNKNVTEALKKLLGVSTLFQKILK; translated from the coding sequence ATGGACATCACCTCCTGGATGAACAACTACACCAGACAATTTTTAGATTTCACCCTGCTGGGACTCTTCAGTCAATCCAAACaccctgccctgcttgctgtggtCATATTTGTGGTTTTCCTGATGGCCTTGTCTGGGAATGCCCTCCTGATCCTGCTGATACTCTCTGACACCCacctccacacacccatgtacttttttATCAGCCAGCTGTCCCTCATGGACATGATGTACATTTCTGTCACTGTGCCCAAGATGCTCATAGACCAGGTCCTGGGGAGCCACAAGATCTCGGCCACTGCCTGTGGCATGCAGATCTTCCTCTACCTAACACTAGCAGGGTCAGAATTTTTCCTTCTAGCTTCCAtgtcctatgaccgctatgtggccatctgtcaTCCACTCCGGTATCCTGTCCTCATGAACTACAGAGTGTGTCTCCTCCTGTTATCTGTCTGTTGGCTCCTGGGATCTTTAGATGGCTTCATATTCACTCCAATCACCATGAACCTCTCTTTCTGTGGATCCAGAGAAATCCATCAATTCTTCTGTGAGGTCCCTACTATGACAAAGCTCTCCTGCTCAGACACCTGGCTCTATGAGACCctcatgtatgtgtgctgtgtgcttaTGCTTCTCATCCCTGTGACAGTCATTTCAGGCTCCTATTCATCCATCCTCCTCAATGTTCTCAGGATGAACTCAGCAGAGGGCAGGAAGAAGGCCCTTGCCACCTGCTCCTCCCACATGACTGTGGTCATGCTCTTCTATGGCGCTGCTGTCTATACCTACatgctgcctgcctccctccccaccccagagaAGGACATGGTAGCATCTGTGTTTTACACCATAGTCACCCCTCTCCTGAACCCACTAATCTATAGTTTTAGGAATAAGAATGTCACAGAGGCTCTGAAGAAACTGTTGGGTGTGAGCACCCTCTTccaaaaaatattaaagtaa